In Neomonachus schauinslandi chromosome 6, ASM220157v2, whole genome shotgun sequence, a genomic segment contains:
- the LOC110573916 gene encoding vesicle transport protein GOT1B-like, producing the protein MIFLMDTQKIEMGLTGYGVFFLSFGMILLFDKALLAVGNVFFVAGLAFVIGLQRTFRFFFQKPKMKAIGFFLGGVFVVLVGWPLIGMIFEIYGFFLMFKGFFLTVIGFIGRLPVFGFLLNLPGICR; encoded by the coding sequence ATGATCTTCTTAATGGACACCCAGAAAATTGAAATGGGATTAACAGGATATGGAGTGTTTTTCTTGTCCTTTGGAATGATTCTTTTATTTGACAAAGCACTATTGGCTGTTGGTAATGTTTTCTTTGTAGCTGGCTTGGCTTTTGTAATTGGTTTACAAAGAACATTCAGATTCTTCTTCCAAAAACCTAAAATGAAAGCTATAGGGTTTTTCCTGGGTGGTGTATTTGTAGTCCTTGTTGGTTGGCCTTTGATAGGCATGATCTTTGAAATTTATGGATTCTTTCTCATGTTTAAGGGCTTCTTTCTTACAGTCATTGGCTTTATAGGAAGATTGCCAGTCTTTGGGTTCCTCTTGAATCTACCTGGAATTTGTAGATAA